From one Gammaproteobacteria bacterium genomic stretch:
- a CDS encoding TfoX/Sxy family protein yields the protein MSKTVTYERALECAQRLRPAGCVEVRRFFGGHGLYCEGVQFGMVMKGSLYLRVDDDSRSDYERYGAQPFGYSTRTKAVTVTGYYTVPDEIFEDDERLGLWAARALHAAHNKSKSKSRTRRSRGATDA from the coding sequence ATGAGCAAAACCGTTACTTACGAACGCGCGCTGGAGTGTGCGCAACGACTTCGCCCGGCCGGGTGTGTCGAGGTGCGCCGATTCTTTGGTGGCCACGGTCTGTACTGCGAGGGCGTGCAGTTCGGCATGGTGATGAAGGGCAGCCTATACCTGCGCGTCGATGACGACTCGCGGTCGGACTACGAGCGATACGGTGCCCAGCCGTTCGGCTATTCCACCCGCACCAAGGCCGTTACGGTCACCGGCTACTACACGGTGCCGGACGAGATTTTCGAGGATGACGAGCGGCTCGGCCTCTGGGCGGCGCGGGCGCTACATGCTGCCCACAACAAGTCCAAGTCCAAGTCCAGGACGCGCCGCTCGAGAGGCGCGACGGACGCCTGA
- a CDS encoding AAA family ATPase, with protein MFSFHNLEVVHWDYWRRFGIPLDAGIVTVVGPNGSGKTTLLDALRTLLVIGCSSGRDYKRYVRRSDAPYAWLRAEVSNPRRPNGQLAFWPITDERVTLFCNIRKKGGDWERRYGIAPGSVSVEDAETSERIVWKAVRQYESELEHAGLTRAIKRVLALDQGHTDKLCEYSGRQLLELVFNVFGDQEVLDNYQAAKQDQLAVERELEVLKTRLAQLGTQLREAEAEVNSFNEWMRLTRELADLQAEWLPRVAVAELLGGVRAGRSQLQGARRERTRLGFDYKEAQRRHAELDAAADQAERDTDAAIGDESTAQEAFIAARSDAGAIEKTLESRERLLGMAREQAAGIDVGKASTQFDAAQQERFSLTRRQAELAQSISELKARIAALESGRSLAPREVEQFRSALTDAGIAHCGLAEIVEISDPAWQGAVEAVLRGLRHVVLLDDPDDRARAWRLGEQLRFRHYVVPDRELAPPATAGSLGACVRFTAKPPVWLPRMLNDIQCVRDAAEGADLPARQSWITPQGYHRERRGARDVSVDDFYFGRAAAVPMKQRVVQLQAEHDAVQPALEQTLKRIGDLQMLIAGVDAARELAARQAEFSDAEMRGPQCAARAQAAAEALADAQSRRREAGLRAQAVREERGELTARLKQMAAAIERLSISVGNSREEQVRRIVELRKQRLRLPAEKRTPDALDEARKKFESVHEVEREIGRERTRLEEGKFVRDDSCIAKHEKLARDHAQLAGTIDNQYVHLERAKTATERARGSYINVLKGTIRRYAQNLRTLGELAGIAVEVEHPQLANDDVQLAQAALAVRFNFDQKGMIGLNDGEASGGQQVMKSMILLVSLLMDEDAGGGFVFIDEPFAHLDIFNIDKVGGFLEATRAQYILTTPNTHNVNVYKPSDLTLVTQKRRPGEQWAPPVAFLRRDRSGDAAA; from the coding sequence ATGTTCAGCTTCCATAATCTAGAAGTCGTTCACTGGGACTACTGGCGCCGCTTCGGCATTCCGCTGGATGCCGGCATCGTCACGGTGGTCGGCCCCAACGGTTCCGGCAAGACCACCTTGCTCGACGCGTTGCGCACGCTGCTGGTGATCGGCTGCTCGTCCGGCCGCGACTACAAGCGTTACGTGCGGCGTTCGGACGCACCCTATGCCTGGCTGCGGGCAGAGGTCAGCAATCCGAGACGACCCAATGGGCAGCTCGCGTTCTGGCCGATCACCGACGAGCGCGTGACCCTGTTCTGCAATATCCGCAAGAAGGGTGGCGACTGGGAGCGCCGCTACGGCATCGCGCCGGGTTCGGTCTCCGTCGAGGACGCCGAAACCAGCGAGCGCATCGTCTGGAAAGCCGTGCGCCAGTACGAATCGGAACTGGAGCACGCCGGGCTCACACGCGCGATCAAGCGCGTGCTGGCGCTGGACCAGGGCCATACCGACAAGCTCTGCGAATACAGCGGACGCCAGCTGCTCGAACTGGTGTTCAACGTGTTCGGCGACCAGGAAGTGCTCGACAACTACCAGGCCGCGAAGCAGGACCAACTCGCGGTGGAGCGCGAGCTGGAAGTCCTCAAGACGCGCCTCGCGCAGCTGGGCACGCAGTTGCGCGAGGCCGAGGCCGAGGTCAATTCGTTCAACGAATGGATGCGGCTGACGCGTGAACTGGCCGATCTGCAGGCCGAATGGCTGCCGCGTGTCGCCGTCGCCGAACTGCTCGGCGGCGTGCGCGCCGGTCGCAGCCAGTTGCAGGGCGCGCGCCGCGAGCGGACACGCCTCGGTTTTGACTACAAGGAAGCGCAGCGCCGCCACGCCGAACTCGACGCGGCTGCGGATCAGGCCGAACGCGACACCGACGCTGCAATCGGCGACGAGTCCACCGCGCAGGAGGCATTCATTGCCGCGCGCAGCGACGCCGGTGCCATCGAAAAGACCCTGGAATCGCGTGAGCGTCTGCTCGGCATGGCGCGCGAACAGGCCGCCGGCATCGATGTCGGGAAAGCCAGCACGCAGTTCGACGCCGCCCAGCAGGAACGCTTTTCGCTGACGCGCCGACAAGCCGAACTGGCGCAAAGCATCAGCGAACTCAAGGCGCGCATCGCCGCCCTGGAAAGCGGCCGCAGCCTGGCGCCGCGTGAGGTCGAGCAATTTCGTTCGGCACTCACCGACGCCGGAATCGCACATTGCGGCCTGGCCGAGATCGTCGAAATCAGCGATCCCGCCTGGCAGGGCGCGGTCGAAGCGGTGCTGCGCGGCCTGCGCCACGTCGTATTGCTGGATGATCCCGACGACCGGGCGCGCGCCTGGCGGCTCGGGGAGCAGTTGCGGTTCCGCCACTACGTGGTGCCGGACCGCGAACTCGCGCCGCCGGCCACGGCCGGTTCGCTCGGCGCCTGCGTACGCTTCACCGCCAAACCGCCGGTGTGGTTGCCGCGCATGCTCAACGACATCCAATGCGTGCGCGACGCTGCCGAGGGTGCGGACCTGCCGGCGCGACAAAGCTGGATCACGCCGCAGGGCTATCACCGCGAACGGCGCGGTGCACGCGACGTGTCCGTGGACGACTTCTATTTCGGACGCGCCGCTGCCGTGCCGATGAAGCAGCGCGTGGTGCAACTGCAGGCCGAGCACGACGCCGTGCAGCCCGCACTGGAGCAGACCCTGAAACGCATCGGCGACTTGCAGATGCTGATCGCCGGTGTGGACGCCGCGCGCGAGCTGGCGGCGCGACAGGCCGAATTTTCCGATGCCGAAATGCGCGGGCCGCAGTGCGCGGCGCGCGCCCAGGCCGCCGCCGAAGCCCTGGCCGATGCGCAGTCGCGTCGGCGCGAAGCCGGCCTGCGTGCCCAGGCGGTGCGCGAAGAGCGTGGCGAGCTGACCGCGCGTCTGAAACAGATGGCAGCGGCCATCGAACGGCTCTCCATCAGCGTCGGCAATTCCCGCGAGGAACAGGTGCGGCGGATTGTCGAACTGCGCAAGCAACGCCTGCGGTTGCCGGCCGAAAAACGGACACCGGATGCCCTGGATGAAGCGCGCAAGAAGTTCGAGAGCGTGCACGAAGTCGAGCGCGAGATCGGGCGCGAACGCACCAGACTGGAGGAAGGCAAGTTCGTGCGCGATGACAGCTGCATCGCCAAGCACGAGAAGCTGGCGCGCGATCATGCGCAGCTGGCCGGCACCATCGACAACCAGTACGTCCACCTCGAACGTGCCAAGACCGCCACCGAACGTGCGCGCGGCAGCTACATCAACGTACTCAAGGGCACGATCCGGCGCTACGCGCAGAACCTGCGCACGCTCGGCGAACTCGCCGGCATCGCCGTGGAAGTCGAACATCCGCAGCTCGCCAATGACGATGTGCAGCTCGCCCAGGCGGCGCTGGCGGTGCGCTTCAATTTCGACCAGAAGGGCATGATCGGCCTCAACGACGGCGAGGCCTCGGGCGGCCAGCAGGTCATGAAGTCCATGATCCTGCTGGTCAGCCTGCTGATGGATGAGGACGCCGGCGGCGGCTTCGTGTTCATCGACGAACCCTTCGCGCATCTCGACATCTTCAACATCGACAAGGTCGGCGGCTTCCTCGAAGCCACTCGTGCGCAATACATCCTGACCACGCCCAACACGCACAACGTCAACGTCTACAAGCCCTCGGACCTGACGCTGGTGACGCAGAAGCGCCGCCCCGGCGAGCAGTGGGCGCCGCCGGTGGCGTTTCTGCGGCGCGATCGCAGCGGCGACGCTGCGGCGTGA